A part of Cryptococcus gattii WM276 chromosome G, complete sequence genomic DNA contains:
- a CDS encoding UV-damage endonuclease (UVDE), putative (Similar to TIGR gene model, INSD accession AAW44755.1): MLLPLLRPPRLSTIITRVVLRRQYSTCLSELFPRSFHIHASMPPRRSTRTALQPSSTNLAPLAAPPKNLRNLEQMPAPFPPSKPPRETLLAVALSMDEDNLTPPPASDVEDEQVGKALNGAADRLVLTKRKRSSKLIVEEEGMENGDASSTKGKKRGRKTRDELSAAKKEEEREEELDVKERLTTPDKGKKSGRKIKVESAVTAENAEQEKKPKKKVVKKSRIAKDEPQYDEEGNEIVTRNRKPRVYPKKHYEIPDVERKTTTFRDLKTLIQWNEDNKIRFMRMSSEMFPFASHAKYGYSLDFAEAELKEAGELAKKYGHRLTMHPGQFTQLGSPKKAVVNASIRELEYHCEIMDRMGLGPDGVMIIHMGGVYGDKESTLARFKENYTTLASDKVKARLVLENDEICYNVDDLLPVCTELDIPIIFDYHHDALNPSPSPPSELIPRIAEVWNKKGIKMKQHLSEPRPGAESIMERRAHADRCQTLPAELPDNVDLMIEAKDKEQAVFELYRIYGLEDVVHDNLRPPDPNPGMQTKGRKSNLKKKTTETGGVDSLGEPIQLSDIEKKGDGGAGDEGVKKGGEVAEAVDDAAMEIDGEATKEMP, from the exons ATGCTCTTACCGCTTCTTCGACCACCACGACTATCTACAATCATTACAAGAGTAGTTCTTCGGAGACAATATTCGACTTGCTTATCGGAATTATTTCCGAGATCATTTCATATTCACGCAAGTATGCCTCCGCGAAGAAGTACACGTACAGCTCTCCAACCCTCTTCAACTAACTTGGCGCCTCTTGCCGCCCCTCCAAAGAATCTAAGGAATCTAGAACAAATGCCCGCTCCGTTCCCACCATCGAAACCACCTAGAGAGACTTTACTGGCTGTAGCACTTTCCATGGACGAAGATAACCTTACACCTCCACCCGCTTCTGACGTCGAGGATGAGCAGGTTGGGAAGGCGCTGAATGGCGCTGCAGACCGATTAGTGTTGACCAAGCGCAAGAGGAGTTCAAAATTGATtgtagaagaagaaggaatggAGAATGGAGACGCTAGTTCAAcaaaagggaaaaaaagaggCCGAAAGACCAGGGATGAACTTTCTGCGGccaagaaagaagaggagcgtgaagaagagcttgaCGTCAAGGAAAGATTGACAACACCCGACAAAGGGAAGAAAAGCGGACGAAAGATCAAAGTTGAGTCAGCAGTCACAGCCGAAAATGCAGAACAAGAAAAAAAACCAAAGAAAAAAGTAGTAAAGAAATCACGAATAGCCAAAGACGAACCTCAATACGACGAAGAAGGCAATGAGATCGTCACGCGCAATCGAAAGCCTAGAGTATACCCCAAAAAACATTACGAAATTCCTGATGTTGAGCGCAAGACGACAACGTTCAGAG ACCTCAAGACGTTGATCCAGTGGAACGAAGACAACAAAATCCGTTTCATGCGGATGTCTTCCGAAATGTTCCCATTTGCATCTCACGCCAAGTATGGATACTCTCTCGATTTCGCAGAGGCAGAGTTGAAGGAAGCAGGCGAATTAGCAAAGAAGTACGGACATAGACTGACTATGCATCCTGGTCAG TTCACCCAATTAGGATCACCGAAAAAGGCGGTAGTAAATGCCTCAATTAGAGAGTTAGAATATCACTGCGAGATTATGGACAGGATGGGACTTGGGCCTGATGGCGTCATGAT TATCCATATGGGTGGTGTTTATGGGGATAAGGAGAGCACTTTGGCGAGGTTCAAAGAAAATTACACCACCCTCGCGAGCGATAAAGTGAAGGCAAGGCTTGTCCTGGAGAATGACGAA ATTTGCTACAATGTCGATGACCTTTTACCAGTTTGTACTGAGCTCGACATCCCCATCATCTTTGATTATCATCACGACGCCCTGAATCCTTCCCCCAGTCCTCCATCAGAGCTTATCCCGAGAATTGCAGAGGTTTGGAACAAGAAAGGAATCAAGATGAAGCAACATCTGTCAGAGCCTAGGCCTGGGGCAGAGAGCATaatggaaagaagggcGCATGCTGATCGATGTCAGACCCTGCCAGCGGAGCTGCCCGATAATGTCGATTTGATGATTGAGGCCAAAGACAAA GAGCAAGCTGTCTTTGAGCTGTATCGAATTTA TGGCCTAGAAGATGTCGTCCATGACAATCTGCGCCCCCCTGATCCTAACCCCGGCATGCAGACCAAGGGCCGAAAAAGCAATCTCAAAAA GAAAACCACAGAAACCGGGGGTGTCGACTCTCTAGGTGAACCGATTCAGTTGTCGGATATCGAAAAGAAGGGTGACGGAGGGGCGGGCGATGAGGGCGTCAAGAAAGGTGGAGAGGTTGCGGAGGCGGTAGATGATGCGGCCATGGAGATTGATGGGGAAGCGACGAAAGAAATGCCCtag
- a CDS encoding Cytoplasm protein, putative (Similar to TIGR gene model, INSD accession AAW44753.1) — protein sequence MIAPKGSQWSEVNPTRHFSSTQSPLSNSDSRWTRLVSAPCDFSLPVFISTLKMLSLHPEKLFQVVLRGDILPLHQSSMTDRLSKGAEDGVKTAIPGLELVGRIRTRLVPNQPQRYSKLDQTSSIYRLIAPRENSDITTQNDSGLVIFTPEVNSIEQIPYYYPQVNHIAFLWDSSTTDDSSEEETEVRARISVQYLQTKSPSLMSHAPTDAQLPLTHPASRGMTTRLNKPKIRSPLATVSQESDVDRCQKLGVVDRSQLESDGMARSTKELEDDLYKQCEQLLEKIFKYCQFANSPVLHPKNGAVRPSESFESLYLLLQDRHRHLNPSLSKTGMVKHRLSKLQATPSDDSGIPANNVSEWGQRDVAVAAYLMLLWKDMYPERPNISDKGKGEDVREWDSWGRPEGGFVDLGCGNGLLVHVLISEGYIGKGYDLRPRPSWNMYPTMTKDALVKQPLDLPTWFPHTEKEWELGSWPMREECVVRDGIFIIGNHCDELTPWLPLLSIIPSPPVPYISLPCCLHTLDSIYSHVEFAHTSQWSNPSILLPAELDPTKSIYDSYIAWLGWCSSRCGWEWDIDKVGHGMAFSKGWAIIGKGG from the exons ATGATTGCCCCAAAGGGCTCTCAATGGTCTGAGGTCAACCCCACGAGGCATTTCTCTTCGACACAATCACCCCTGTCAAACTCGGACAGCCGCTGGACCCGACTCGTCTCCGCGCCCTGCGATTTTTCATTGCCAGTGTTCATCTCGACACTCAAGATGCTTTCGCTACATCCAGAGAAGCTTTTTCAGGTAGTTTTACGAGGTGATATTCTGCCTTTACATCAGTCTTCAATGACAGATAGGTTGTCCAAAGGCGCAGAAGATGGAGTCAAAACGGCAATTCCCGGCTTAGAATTGGTGGGGCGTATACGCACCAGACTAGTGCCCAACCAGCCTCAGAGATATAGCAAACTGGACCAGACTAGCTCTATCTACCGCTTAATTGCACCTCGGGAGAACAGCGATATTACTACGCAAAACGATTCTGGACTAGTGATATTCACTCCAGAGGTCAACTCGATAGAACAAATCCCATATTACTATCCTCAAGTCAATCACATAGCTTTTTTATGGGATTCCAGTACTACTGATGACAGttctgaagaagaaactGAAGTGAGAGCACGGATATCTGTACAATATCTCCAAACAAAATCCCCTTCTTTGATGTCGCATGCACCTACTGACGCGCAACTGCCTCTCACTCATCCAGCCTCTAGAGGAATGACCACTAGGTTGAACAAGCCTAAAATACGGTCACCTCTTGCTACAGTTAGTCAGGAGTCTGATGTCGATCGCTGTCAGAAATTGGGCGTTGTCGATAGATCACAATTGGAATCCGATGGCATGGCGAGAAGTACCAAGGAATTGGAAGATGATTTATACAAGCAATGCGAGCAGCTTTTGGAAAAGATATTCAAATATTGTCAATTCGCAAATTCCCCTGTTCTCCATCCCAAGAATGGG GCTGTAAGGCCTTCCGAAAGCTTCGAATCCCTCTATCTTCTCCTCCAAGATCGACATCGCCACTTAAATCCCAGTCTTTCCAAGACTGGCATGGTCAAACACCGTTTAAGTAAACTTCAAGCTACACCGTCCGATGATTCGGGCATACCAGCGAACAACGTATCAGAATGGGGCCAGCGGGACGTAGCTGTGGCGGCATATCTGATGCTTCTTTGGAAGGATATGTATCCTGAAAGACCAAATATCAGCGATAAAGGCAAGGGTGAAGATGTGAGAGAATGGGATTCTTGGGGGAGACCAGAGGGAGGTTTCGTAGACTTAGGTTGC GGTAATGGCTTATTGGTGCATGTTCTCATATCAGAG GGCTATATAGGAAAAGGTTACGACTTGCGTCCACGCCCTTCATGGAACATGTATCCGACGATGACTAAAGACGCTCTTGTGAAGCAGCCTCTCGATCTTCCCACGTGGTTCCCTCACACAGAAAAGGAATGGGAACTGGGCTCATGGCCAATGCGGGAGGAATGTGTCGTCCGGGATGGGATATTCATCATAGGTAACCATTGCGATGAGCTCACA CCATGGctgcctcttctttccatcaTCCCATCTCCTCCCGTGCCCTACATCTCTTTACCTTGTTGTCTCCACACACTCGATTCTATTTACTCCCATGTCGAATTTGCACACACTTCACAATGGTCCAACCCATCTATCTTACTTCCCGCAGAGCTGGACCCAACAAAAAGCATATATGACTCTTATATTGCCTGGCTAGGGTGGTGCAGTTCAAGATGTGGATGGGAGTGGGATATAGATAAGGTTGGACATGGTATGGCTTTCAGTAAAGGCTGGGCTATCATTGGTAAGGGGGGGTGA